The Brassica oleracea var. oleracea cultivar TO1000 chromosome C6, BOL, whole genome shotgun sequence genome includes a region encoding these proteins:
- the LOC106299788 gene encoding probable protein S-acyltransferase 4 isoform X1 yields the protein MAWNETKLKRLYQVWRGSNKFLCGGRLIFGPDASSLYLSTILILGPSVMFFVKMYLKMADPLTKNRNLCVPILSVAWILTLLDIFFLFMTSGRDPGIVPRSLRPPESDDVPDSTTPSMEWVSGRTPNIRLPRVKDVTVNGHTVKVKFCDTCLLYRPPRASHCSICNNCVQRFDHHCPWVGQCIGVRNYRFFFMFISTSTTLCIYVFVFSWLNLFERHMDEKISIWKAISKDVLSDILIVYCFITVWFVGGLTIFHSYLICTNQTTYENFRYRYDKKENPYNKGVSANIREIFLSKIPPSMNKFRSFVKEEDYMMVETPTSNLGESLVSSKEKIDIEMGGGGRIVDEGGKTYSLPEILRNLNYEDLEDDCEEDDLKAKGHHHHHHHQNEEIIPPFDPFFTNDNGVNKDEKNGQESRVSSSDNGDSGKHVGVSIDDEEKAEGYEEKWSMDSVMNINAGSEDGASSPQSTSPMLRK from the exons ATGGCTTGGAATGAGACCAAACTCAAGAGGCTTTATCAAGTTTGGAGAGGAAGCAAT AAATTTCTTTGTGGAGGGAGGTTAATCTTTGGTCCAGATGCATCATCTCTATACCTATCGACCATCTTGATCCTCGGTCCCTCGGTGATGTTCTTTGTAAAAATGTACTTGAAAATGGCTGATCCTCTCACCAAGAATCGAAACCTCTGTGTTCCAATTCTCTCCGTCGCTTGGATACTCACCCTTTTG GACATATTTTTCCTGTTCATGACATCTGGTAGAGATCCTGGGATTGTGCCTAGAAGTCTAAGACCTCCTGAATCAGATGATGTGCCTGACTCAACTACTCCTTCCATGGAATGGGTTAGCGGTAGAACCCCAAATATAAGGTTACCAAGGGTCAAAGATGTAACCGTTAATGGCCATACTGTAAAAGTCAAGTTCTGTGATACTTGTTTGCTTTACCGTCCACCTCGAGCTTCTCATTGTTCCATCTGCAACAACTGTGTACAGAGATTCGACCATCACTGCCCCTGGGTTGGCCAGTGCATTGGAGTG CGAAACTACCGGTTCTTCTTCATGTTCATATCAACATCAACGACTTTGTGCATATATGTGTTTGTGTTTTCTTGGTTGAACTTATTCGAAAGACATATGGATGAGAAGATTAGCATCTGGAAAGCAATATCCAAAGATGTTCTGTCTGATATTCTCATTGTTTACTGCTTCATTACCGTTTGGTTTGTTGGTGGGCTCACTATATTTCATTCCTATCTCATCTGCACCAACCAG ACTACTTATGAGAACTTCCGTTACCGATATGATAAGAAGGAGAACCCATACAACAAAGGAGTTTCGGCGAACATAAGAGAAATATTTCTATCTAAGATTCCTCCATCCATGAACAAGTTTAGATCATTTGTCAAGGAAGAAGATTACATGATGGTTGAAACTCCTACATCAAATCTTGGTGAAAGTCTAGTGAGCTCAAAAGAGAAGATTGATATTGAAATGGGAGGAGGAGGAAGGATAGTTGATGAGGGTGGAAAGACTTACTCACTCCCTGAGATTCTCAGGAATCTAAACTATGAAGACCTTGAGGATGACTGTGAGGAAGATGACTTGAAGGCCAAGGGTCATCACCACCACCATCATCATCAGAATGAGGAAATCATCCCTCCTTTTGACCCTTTCTTCACCAATGACAATGGTGTTAACAAGGATGAGAAAAATGGACAAGAATCAAGAGTATCTTCAAGTGATAATGGAGATTCAGGGAAACATGTTGGGGTCTCTATTGATGATGAAGAAAAAGCTGAAGGGTATGAAGAAAAATGGAGTATGGACAGTGTCATGAACATAAACGCAGGATCTGAAGATGGAGCAAGCTCTCCTCAATCTACTTCCCCAATGCTTCGTAAATAG
- the LOC106299788 gene encoding probable protein S-acyltransferase 4 isoform X2, giving the protein MAWNETKLKRLYQVWRGSNKFLCGGRLIFGPDASSLYLSTILILGPSVMFFVKMYLKMADPLTKNRNLCVPILSVAWILTLLDIFFLFMTSGRDPGIVPRSLRPPESDDVPDSTTPSMEWVSGRTPNIRLPRVKDVTVNGHTVKVKFCDTCLLYRPPRASHCSICNNCVQRFDHHCPWVGQCIGVRNYRFFFMFISTSTTLCIYVFVFSWLNLFERHMDEKISIWKAISKDVLSDILIVYCFITVWFVGGLTIFHSYLICTNQTTYENFRYRYDKKENPYNKGVSANIREIFLSKIPPSMNKFRSFVKEEDYMMVETPTSNLGESLVSSKEKIDIEMGGGGRIVDEGGKTYSLPEILRNLNYEDLEDDCEEDDLKAKGHHHHHHHQNEEIIPPFDPFFTNDNGVNKDEKNGQESRVSSSDNGDSGKHVGVSIDDEEKAEGYEEKWSMDSVMNINAGSEDGASSP; this is encoded by the exons ATGGCTTGGAATGAGACCAAACTCAAGAGGCTTTATCAAGTTTGGAGAGGAAGCAAT AAATTTCTTTGTGGAGGGAGGTTAATCTTTGGTCCAGATGCATCATCTCTATACCTATCGACCATCTTGATCCTCGGTCCCTCGGTGATGTTCTTTGTAAAAATGTACTTGAAAATGGCTGATCCTCTCACCAAGAATCGAAACCTCTGTGTTCCAATTCTCTCCGTCGCTTGGATACTCACCCTTTTG GACATATTTTTCCTGTTCATGACATCTGGTAGAGATCCTGGGATTGTGCCTAGAAGTCTAAGACCTCCTGAATCAGATGATGTGCCTGACTCAACTACTCCTTCCATGGAATGGGTTAGCGGTAGAACCCCAAATATAAGGTTACCAAGGGTCAAAGATGTAACCGTTAATGGCCATACTGTAAAAGTCAAGTTCTGTGATACTTGTTTGCTTTACCGTCCACCTCGAGCTTCTCATTGTTCCATCTGCAACAACTGTGTACAGAGATTCGACCATCACTGCCCCTGGGTTGGCCAGTGCATTGGAGTG CGAAACTACCGGTTCTTCTTCATGTTCATATCAACATCAACGACTTTGTGCATATATGTGTTTGTGTTTTCTTGGTTGAACTTATTCGAAAGACATATGGATGAGAAGATTAGCATCTGGAAAGCAATATCCAAAGATGTTCTGTCTGATATTCTCATTGTTTACTGCTTCATTACCGTTTGGTTTGTTGGTGGGCTCACTATATTTCATTCCTATCTCATCTGCACCAACCAG ACTACTTATGAGAACTTCCGTTACCGATATGATAAGAAGGAGAACCCATACAACAAAGGAGTTTCGGCGAACATAAGAGAAATATTTCTATCTAAGATTCCTCCATCCATGAACAAGTTTAGATCATTTGTCAAGGAAGAAGATTACATGATGGTTGAAACTCCTACATCAAATCTTGGTGAAAGTCTAGTGAGCTCAAAAGAGAAGATTGATATTGAAATGGGAGGAGGAGGAAGGATAGTTGATGAGGGTGGAAAGACTTACTCACTCCCTGAGATTCTCAGGAATCTAAACTATGAAGACCTTGAGGATGACTGTGAGGAAGATGACTTGAAGGCCAAGGGTCATCACCACCACCATCATCATCAGAATGAGGAAATCATCCCTCCTTTTGACCCTTTCTTCACCAATGACAATGGTGTTAACAAGGATGAGAAAAATGGACAAGAATCAAGAGTATCTTCAAGTGATAATGGAGATTCAGGGAAACATGTTGGGGTCTCTATTGATGATGAAGAAAAAGCTGAAGG